The Nostoc commune NIES-4072 genome includes a window with the following:
- a CDS encoding carboxymuconolactone decarboxylase family protein — MAYKNAVLDDKELQESLKSINPKFGDFVTRVAGEAWGLPLIDQKTKALITIAVDIANQDHTGPGNPFGAHVSMALKQGATRQEIEEVLLFMCAYAGFNKVAGCFGTLNEIWNSL, encoded by the coding sequence ATGGCATACAAAAATGCAGTTTTAGACGACAAAGAACTTCAAGAAAGTTTAAAGTCTATTAATCCCAAGTTTGGTGACTTTGTGACTCGTGTAGCAGGCGAAGCATGGGGTCTGCCATTAATTGATCAAAAAACTAAGGCTTTAATCACGATCGCAGTTGATATTGCCAATCAAGACCATACAGGCCCAGGTAATCCTTTTGGAGCGCACGTGAGTATGGCTCTTAAACAAGGAGCCACTCGCCAAGAAATCGAGGAAGTTCTTTTATTCATGTGTGCTTATGCGGGATTCAATAAGGTCGCCGGTTGCTTCGGCACACTGAATGAGATTTGGAATTCTCTATAA
- a CDS encoding EthD domain-containing protein, producing the protein MMSAIRKADYALRDQNGVAVFYVLLWKRKSITLDLFDDYWRDVHGPVCARLPGQHQYWQFHLAHNQGDLWPTIDGIEYTTGFEDQFDGIAELTFETEADRQTWFKAAAILMDDEHNLFSKAIGYNTIPGNSKTYVDGIPTGDPNGELGILKFHVMVKKADAVSLHEFHKYMTDSFAAAVVQSDSVLKFRLHLFEEVDNSRPDAAGVSHYEPPHKQYQAAFEIAFSNPLGMENFFASKEYAKAVKNQAKYIKQINPFPERSAYTFVYNGQITLAGQRSSTVADLIVNLGATNQLKEDITSLMLDQKLVISNSNGSQNGSLNHSQNTANSPTKTRNNYYKDLAADYSRPGLVTPYVAKKLIEDAEKYVAMKEKNQPQIDSYYTLKQIEQENKEWWPTHCEALRQGRGDILTGEYRDDLVYFCQDGPYQGLEQQKEREQHWWALIAQPGVTMCWPIVMFHGEVTYFEWKCVDNETNETLAKGNVTWMRRGHRGGCYLKTEQLTFYRDVFAPNGLLKLITTA; encoded by the coding sequence ATGATGTCAGCAATCAGAAAGGCTGATTATGCCTTACGCGATCAAAATGGTGTAGCAGTCTTCTATGTTCTCTTATGGAAACGAAAGTCAATAACATTAGATCTATTCGATGACTACTGGAGAGACGTTCACGGCCCAGTTTGCGCCCGACTACCAGGGCAGCATCAATACTGGCAGTTCCATTTGGCTCATAATCAGGGTGATTTATGGCCAACTATTGACGGCATCGAATACACCACTGGGTTTGAAGACCAGTTCGATGGCATTGCAGAATTAACCTTTGAGACAGAAGCCGACCGTCAAACATGGTTCAAAGCTGCTGCCATTTTGATGGATGATGAACACAATTTGTTCAGTAAGGCGATTGGATATAATACCATCCCTGGTAATTCCAAAACTTATGTTGATGGCATTCCCACGGGAGATCCAAACGGAGAACTGGGTATCCTGAAGTTTCATGTCATGGTCAAAAAAGCAGATGCCGTCAGTCTGCATGAGTTTCACAAATATATGACAGACAGCTTTGCTGCTGCTGTTGTCCAGAGTGACTCGGTTCTCAAGTTCCGACTGCATCTGTTTGAAGAAGTAGATAATTCTCGTCCCGATGCTGCTGGAGTATCTCATTATGAACCTCCACATAAGCAGTATCAGGCAGCTTTTGAAATTGCATTTTCCAATCCTCTAGGAATGGAAAACTTCTTTGCTTCAAAAGAATATGCAAAAGCTGTAAAAAACCAAGCAAAGTATATCAAACAAATCAATCCATTTCCAGAGCGATCTGCTTACACTTTTGTCTACAACGGTCAGATAACATTAGCAGGTCAACGGAGTTCCACAGTGGCAGACCTGATCGTAAACCTTGGTGCAACCAATCAATTAAAGGAGGATATAACTTCTCTTATGCTAGATCAAAAACTGGTCATTTCCAATTCCAATGGCTCTCAGAATGGTTCTCTTAATCATTCACAAAATACTGCAAATAGTCCAACTAAGACTCGGAATAATTATTACAAAGATTTAGCAGCAGATTATTCTAGACCAGGACTTGTGACTCCTTATGTCGCCAAAAAACTCATAGAAGATGCCGAAAAGTATGTGGCGATGAAAGAAAAGAACCAGCCACAAATAGATTCTTATTATACTCTCAAACAAATTGAACAAGAAAACAAAGAATGGTGGCCTACTCATTGCGAAGCATTGAGGCAGGGACGAGGCGATATCCTAACTGGTGAATATCGTGATGACTTGGTTTATTTTTGCCAAGATGGGCCTTATCAAGGCTTAGAACAACAAAAAGAGCGTGAGCAACATTGGTGGGCATTAATTGCCCAACCAGGTGTAACTATGTGTTGGCCAATCGTCATGTTTCATGGGGAAGTGACCTACTTTGAATGGAAGTGTGTAGATAATGAAACTAACGAAACACTTGCTAAAGGAAATGTCACATGGATGCGACGCGGACACAGAGGCGGATGTTATCTCAAAACTGAGCAATTGACTTTCTATCGAGATGTTTTTGCCCCCAATGGACTACTGAAATTGATCACCACAGCCTAA
- a CDS encoding AtaL-like protein, giving the protein MTDNRVYKNAVLDDLELQAGLKSINPKFGDFVIRVAGEAWDLPLIDQKTKALMAIAIDVVNQNHKGPGNPFAAHLDMAFKQGAAYEEIEELLLFMCVYAGFNKVASCFGTLNKIFEQSSVELRNAAMISAIKKADYAIRDQNGTAVFYVLLWKRKSITLDLFDDYWRNVHGPVCARLPGQHQYWQFHLANNQGDLWPTIEGIEYDLPPEDQFDGIAELTFETEVDRQTWFKSAAILMDDERNIFSKAIGYITNSGNSQTYIDSIPTGAPNGNLNVIKFHVMVKKSDAVSVEAFRRYMTDSFAPAVVQSDSVVKFRLHLLEEVDNSRPDAPGVSHYEAPEKQYQAAFEIAFANPLEMETFFASKEYAIAVQDQAKYVQQILPFPERTAYTFVYESKITLAGQCSSKVADLIMKVGATNQLKDDIVSLMNGTQNQQNGKSGLGHYLQGVQHFGITVYDMPKSLEFYLEVLGGKVAIGGDGFYGEALHNLLFQKEEVEAIEKGIDPKALGVANIRDGSDMALDVRFISFGNTVVEIIHFRDAKLTLAAPNAFEKIPSSVGYTNAPHLSFYVKDDVDIDVFAKELEDECQRRGLTEVVVNRIVRANSAEEMKKLAPKFAKTDFTDDFEGWALFYCKGPNGEQLEFNQVTRKAKENFTRAETEYNQANGTNYWFLNSQKPKSNTQGLYATYSIPVNAPLETVWDVLLDKMQNPQPYIPHVVEEFKILERYNNGILRKIRTPRMQMKEKVTVDEQAKKVIFTLVDHPLFTGELSNQVTLPANHNSGSLPIVTYTIDLQPTNDKALEQEEAEWFIKAAQPEAIAQAVHHLKNIIENQVNQESNTMILAHSQTFVGTKSEIVKRMFQAGESMNVENFIKFYTDDAHYQFSNFPVAYGPQGIRDSSVDFLATVAKVYHHIKNMWEVGDTVICEMDVTYIRHDGKVFTLPCCDTIVFKGDKVQELRIYMNIDPVFVFDNNETQSKPASSSGSLTKTLEKMYAALHAENWDEFMTFFTPNLLYKIGANDPVIGPEACRDLLSHIYKTLKLTTHNTRGMWEIGNTIILEMDANYIHKVDKRFVQVPCTDIYRFDGDKIYEWRVYPDASQTGVRI; this is encoded by the coding sequence ATGACAGATAATCGGGTGTACAAAAATGCGGTTTTAGATGATTTAGAACTACAAGCAGGTTTAAAAAGTATTAACCCGAAGTTTGGTGACTTTGTGATTCGTGTAGCTGGTGAAGCATGGGATCTGCCATTAATTGACCAAAAAACCAAGGCGCTGATGGCGATCGCAATTGATGTTGTCAATCAGAATCACAAAGGCCCCGGTAATCCTTTCGCAGCACATCTGGATATGGCTTTTAAACAGGGAGCTGCTTATGAGGAAATTGAGGAACTTCTTTTGTTCATGTGTGTTTATGCAGGATTTAATAAAGTCGCAAGCTGCTTCGGCACACTAAATAAGATTTTTGAGCAAAGTAGTGTTGAACTAAGGAATGCAGCAATGATATCAGCAATCAAAAAAGCCGATTATGCCATACGCGATCAAAATGGCACAGCAGTTTTCTACGTTCTGTTATGGAAACGAAAGTCAATAACGTTAGATTTATTCGATGACTACTGGAGAAATGTGCATGGTCCTGTTTGTGCTAGACTACCAGGACAACATCAATACTGGCAGTTCCATTTGGCTAATAATCAGGGAGACTTGTGGCCAACTATTGAGGGTATTGAGTACGACTTACCACCAGAAGATCAGTTTGATGGCATTGCAGAATTAACCTTTGAGACAGAAGTTGACCGTCAAACTTGGTTTAAATCTGCGGCCATTCTCATGGATGATGAGCGCAATATATTCAGTAAGGCGATTGGTTACATAACTAATTCTGGCAATTCTCAAACCTATATTGACAGTATCCCTACAGGAGCTCCCAACGGAAACCTAAATGTGATTAAGTTCCACGTCATGGTAAAGAAATCTGATGCCGTGAGTGTAGAAGCTTTTCGCAGATATATGACAGACAGCTTTGCACCAGCTGTTGTCCAGAGTGATTCTGTTGTGAAATTCCGACTGCATTTGTTGGAAGAAGTAGATAATTCCCGTCCAGATGCGCCTGGGGTATCTCATTATGAAGCGCCAGAAAAGCAGTATCAAGCGGCCTTTGAAATTGCTTTTGCCAATCCTCTGGAGATGGAAACATTTTTCGCCTCAAAAGAATACGCTATTGCTGTTCAAGACCAGGCTAAATATGTCCAACAGATTCTACCATTTCCGGAACGAACTGCTTACACATTCGTTTACGAAAGCAAAATAACTCTAGCGGGTCAATGTAGTTCTAAGGTTGCAGATTTGATTATGAAAGTAGGTGCAACAAATCAACTTAAAGATGATATAGTTTCTCTGATGAACGGCACTCAGAATCAACAGAATGGGAAGTCGGGATTGGGGCATTATCTACAAGGTGTGCAACACTTTGGGATCACAGTTTATGATATGCCAAAATCCTTAGAGTTTTACCTCGAAGTACTAGGAGGTAAAGTCGCTATTGGTGGAGATGGATTTTACGGCGAAGCCTTGCACAATCTGCTCTTTCAAAAAGAGGAAGTTGAAGCGATAGAAAAGGGGATTGATCCGAAAGCTTTGGGTGTTGCTAACATTAGAGATGGTTCAGACATGGCTTTAGATGTCAGGTTCATTTCTTTTGGCAACACAGTCGTTGAAATCATTCATTTCCGAGATGCGAAATTAACGCTTGCTGCACCAAATGCTTTTGAAAAAATACCTTCTTCTGTTGGTTACACCAATGCACCGCACCTTTCTTTCTATGTGAAAGATGATGTAGATATTGATGTCTTTGCAAAAGAATTGGAAGATGAATGTCAAAGACGAGGTTTAACTGAGGTAGTTGTTAACCGGATTGTCCGGGCCAACTCCGCAGAAGAAATGAAAAAACTTGCTCCCAAATTTGCTAAGACAGATTTTACTGACGATTTTGAAGGATGGGCATTATTCTACTGTAAAGGGCCAAACGGCGAACAGCTAGAGTTCAACCAAGTGACTCGGAAAGCCAAAGAAAACTTTACTAGAGCCGAAACAGAATACAACCAAGCTAATGGCACAAATTACTGGTTTTTAAATTCCCAAAAACCAAAATCAAATACTCAGGGACTGTACGCCACATATAGTATTCCTGTGAATGCTCCTTTGGAAACTGTTTGGGATGTTTTACTGGACAAAATGCAAAACCCCCAACCATATATTCCCCATGTAGTTGAAGAATTTAAAATTTTAGAAAGATATAACAATGGCATTCTCCGTAAAATTAGAACACCGCGAATGCAGATGAAAGAAAAAGTCACCGTAGATGAGCAAGCTAAAAAAGTAATATTTACTCTCGTAGATCATCCACTTTTTACTGGTGAGTTGAGTAATCAGGTAACGCTACCTGCTAATCATAATTCTGGATCTTTACCGATTGTAACTTACACAATAGATTTGCAACCTACTAATGACAAAGCTCTGGAACAAGAGGAAGCTGAATGGTTTATTAAAGCTGCTCAACCAGAAGCGATCGCTCAAGCTGTCCACCATCTCAAAAATATCATTGAAAATCAAGTTAATCAGGAGAGTAATACAATGATACTGGCACATTCACAAACATTTGTTGGGACAAAATCTGAAATCGTTAAACGAATGTTCCAAGCTGGCGAATCGATGAATGTGGAAAACTTCATCAAGTTTTACACCGATGATGCTCACTACCAATTCAGCAACTTCCCCGTTGCTTATGGACCGCAAGGTATTAGAGACTCTTCTGTTGATTTCTTGGCAACAGTTGCAAAAGTTTACCACCACATTAAGAATATGTGGGAAGTCGGAGATACAGTTATCTGTGAAATGGATGTTACCTACATTCGCCATGACGGCAAAGTGTTTACGCTTCCTTGCTGCGACACTATTGTTTTCAAAGGTGATAAAGTTCAGGAATTACGAATTTATATGAATATCGATCCGGTATTCGTATTTGATAATAATGAAACACAGTCTAAACCTGCTAGTTCTAGTGGTTCCTTGACGAAAACGCTGGAGAAAATGTATGCGGCTCTCCACGCCGAAAATTGGGATGAATTTATGACATTCTTCACTCCCAATCTCCTCTACAAAATTGGTGCAAATGATCCTGTGATTGGGCCAGAAGCCTGTCGTGATCTTTTAAGTCATATCTATAAAACTCTGAAATTGACAACTCACAATACTCGCGGCATGTGGGAAATTGGCAATACGATTATTTTGGAAATGGATGCTAACTATATCCATAAAGTAGACAAGCGATTCGTTCAGGTTCCTTGTACCGATATCTATCGTTTTGATGGCGATAAGATTTATGAATGGCGAGTTTATCCAGATGCTTCTCAGACTGGTGTCCGCATTTAA
- a CDS encoding antibiotic biosynthesis monooxygenase family protein, with the protein MITISEKAGLLTVINVFTVENHQQQQRLVDHLVSNIEKAKKQEGFISVNIHKSLDGTRVVNYAQWSSKEALDTALKSQEFMAPVEKAVEFPHDFHLYEVVYTTQP; encoded by the coding sequence ATGATTACGATTAGCGAAAAAGCTGGTTTACTGACTGTAATCAACGTCTTCACTGTTGAAAATCATCAACAGCAGCAACGTTTAGTAGATCACCTCGTAAGTAACATCGAAAAAGCTAAGAAGCAAGAAGGCTTCATTTCTGTTAATATCCACAAAAGTTTGGATGGTACACGAGTCGTAAACTATGCCCAGTGGAGCAGCAAAGAAGCACTGGACACAGCTCTTAAAAGCCAAGAATTTATGGCTCCCGTGGAGAAGGCTGTAGAATTCCCTCACGATTTTCACTTGTACGAAGTTGTTTATACAACACAGCCATAG
- a CDS encoding MFS transporter, whose protein sequence is MVTKTALDSRRWIALILLCATQFIFVLDVSIINIALPSIQQAFNFSQQNLQWVINAYTLAFGGFLLLGGRAGDLLGHRRVFIFGLSLFALASLIGGFAQSGTILIAARSAQGLGGALSSPTALSILTMTFSEGSERNRALGVWGATGASGGAAGVLLGGLITGLLGWEWVLFVNVPIAGSAALLAPIFLSESVTNNKSRQFDLAGAFCSTTGLILLVFTIVNAEGHLARTLGFLFLCVSLFLGFMFIEQRSPAPLVPLRIFRLRNLTGANLITLVHGTGPLCTLFFISLYLQQVLGLSALNSGLAFLPFALAGGISSGLASVLVNRFGVKPVLTVGMLLMAIGLVLFAQVSVGGSYVIHVLPASLVVGASAGFSFVPLTIAAFMSVKDEDAGLASGLLATSQQVGAAIVLALLVAIASAHSKGIIAAQGSSPAVLARALTEGFQSAFYLGAGLVALGAIVAFLVIQQQTKHLNHD, encoded by the coding sequence ATGGTCACTAAGACTGCATTAGATTCCCGTCGCTGGATAGCACTTATCCTACTCTGTGCCACACAGTTTATTTTTGTGCTTGACGTGTCGATCATCAACATTGCTCTTCCCTCAATCCAACAAGCGTTCAATTTCTCGCAACAGAACCTCCAATGGGTGATCAATGCTTACACACTTGCTTTTGGGGGTTTTCTCCTCCTGGGAGGACGAGCAGGAGACTTACTCGGTCACCGCCGCGTTTTTATATTTGGACTTAGCCTCTTTGCCCTTGCTTCCCTGATAGGCGGTTTCGCGCAGTCTGGAACTATTTTAATTGCAGCGCGTAGCGCTCAGGGTCTAGGTGGCGCTCTTAGCTCTCCGACGGCATTGTCGATTCTCACCATGACCTTTAGTGAAGGCTCAGAGCGGAACCGCGCGTTAGGTGTTTGGGGGGCTACGGGTGCATCAGGTGGCGCAGCTGGTGTACTTCTGGGCGGACTAATTACTGGTCTGCTCGGTTGGGAATGGGTGCTATTTGTCAATGTGCCGATCGCGGGATCAGCAGCCCTTTTAGCTCCAATATTCCTGAGTGAGAGCGTCACTAACAACAAGTCTCGGCAATTCGATTTAGCTGGCGCTTTCTGTAGTACAACAGGATTGATCCTGCTTGTGTTTACAATCGTCAACGCTGAAGGACACTTGGCACGGACACTTGGATTTCTCTTTTTGTGTGTATCGCTGTTTCTTGGCTTCATGTTCATTGAGCAGCGCTCACCTGCACCACTAGTGCCGTTACGAATCTTTCGTCTGCGTAATCTCACTGGAGCTAACCTAATCACTCTGGTTCACGGCACTGGGCCGTTGTGTACCTTGTTCTTTATCTCACTCTACCTCCAGCAAGTGTTAGGTTTATCAGCGCTCAACTCAGGACTGGCCTTCTTACCTTTTGCACTGGCGGGTGGTATTTCCTCTGGATTGGCCTCGGTGCTGGTGAATCGGTTTGGTGTCAAGCCTGTTTTGACAGTCGGGATGCTCTTAATGGCCATTGGTCTGGTACTCTTTGCCCAGGTTTCTGTCGGTGGCAGCTATGTAATCCATGTGCTACCTGCTTCGCTTGTTGTTGGTGCTAGTGCTGGTTTCTCCTTTGTGCCGTTAACTATTGCTGCTTTCATGTCGGTCAAAGATGAAGACGCTGGACTAGCCTCTGGGTTACTAGCTACTAGTCAGCAGGTAGGTGCTGCTATAGTTTTGGCGTTGCTAGTGGCGATCGCCAGCGCTCACTCTAAAGGAATTATTGCCGCGCAAGGTAGCTCGCCAGCAGTATTGGCAAGGGCTTTGACCGAAGGCTTTCAATCTGCCTTCTACCTCGGCGCTGGTTTAGTGGCACTTGGTGCGATCGTTGCGTTTTTAGTGATCCAACAACAAACCAAACACTTAAATCATGATTGA
- a CDS encoding DoxX family protein — MARSNRLNKIALWSVTTLLAAAFLMFGTLKLTGAQQLVAEFIKWGYPTWFRFFVGVAEIGGAVLLLFPRTVTLASVGLGILMAGCVFSHLKAGEGPQAIPALVLLTLLTVVGYARRSYVTGFRSQID, encoded by the coding sequence ATGGCAAGATCAAACAGACTAAACAAGATCGCATTGTGGAGTGTCACTACTCTCTTAGCTGCGGCTTTCCTGATGTTCGGAACCTTAAAGCTTACAGGCGCTCAACAACTCGTAGCAGAATTTATTAAGTGGGGTTATCCCACCTGGTTTCGTTTCTTTGTTGGTGTGGCTGAAATTGGCGGGGCGGTGCTGCTGCTGTTTCCACGCACTGTGACGCTGGCAAGTGTCGGTCTGGGCATATTAATGGCTGGCTGTGTGTTCTCGCATCTCAAGGCTGGGGAAGGGCCACAGGCGATCCCGGCGCTTGTGCTACTGACTCTGCTTACTGTGGTTGGCTACGCCCGCCGTTCTTACGTGACGGGGTTTAGAAGTCAGATTGATTAG
- a CDS encoding DJ-1/PfpI family protein, which produces MTSTPLINNGRIGDPIKGKIGVLIEEHFDQTEFRRFNEYFPTQGYQVEYISHLWDNPELTFGANPDTGVVEDHVTVTTEINDVAPADYKGIICIGAYATDRLRYQVSVKKGQKNQAPAVVFLGKALQIDGLKIGTICHSLWLFCADSDLIKGRKVTCAHNIICDVENAGGEVIYDGDATADLVIDDNLISAKHPGVVDEFMEVFVAEIQKQEKMQKLPVGKSSFV; this is translated from the coding sequence ATGACATCTACACCTTTAATAAATAACGGTAGAATTGGCGACCCAATTAAGGGGAAAATTGGCGTCCTAATTGAGGAACATTTCGATCAAACTGAATTTCGCAGATTCAACGAATATTTTCCCACTCAAGGCTATCAAGTCGAGTATATTTCTCATCTCTGGGATAATCCAGAGTTAACCTTTGGGGCAAACCCTGATACTGGTGTAGTTGAGGATCATGTTACAGTTACAACAGAAATCAATGATGTTGCTCCGGCAGATTACAAGGGAATAATTTGTATTGGTGCCTATGCTACAGATCGTCTGAGATATCAGGTTTCTGTAAAGAAAGGTCAGAAAAATCAAGCTCCGGCAGTTGTATTTCTGGGAAAGGCTCTACAGATAGATGGTTTGAAAATAGGAACAATCTGTCATAGCTTGTGGCTGTTCTGCGCTGATTCAGATTTAATCAAAGGTCGCAAAGTTACTTGTGCCCACAACATCATCTGTGATGTTGAAAATGCTGGTGGTGAAGTTATCTATGATGGGGATGCAACTGCTGATTTGGTGATAGATGACAACCTGATTTCAGCAAAACATCCTGGAGTTGTCGATGAATTTATGGAAGTTTTTGTAGCAGAGATTCAAAAGCAGGAAAAAATGCAGAAACTCCCAGTGGGTAAATCATCATTTGTGTGA
- a CDS encoding AGE family epimerase/isomerase, translated as MDHMSFSFSDTIAGYVTDFNRSEKSFGIKTSDGRKFQAYLTPTTYGRITQNLQEPYNDCTQRLAEMLTPGQPVFAYGIFYPQGEGYKFEVKSFVFPGDAPSVYRHEEPDWWVKQVRSIADSYLYWQFNYPENEIDYRQYRTFLRVTGVKKREDDYLQETDTVSRLVYGFASAYLMTGEDRFLEAAEKGTEYLRQHMRFYDPDENLIYWYHGIKVTGNREQKLLTSEFSDDYDAIPAYEQIYALAGPIQTYRITGDQRILKDAEMTVDLFDKFFLDKEGAGYFSHIDPITLDPRAESLGNNRARKNWNSVGDHAPAYLINLWLATGEQKYADMLEYTFDAIAKYFPDYDNSPFVQEKFHEDWSHDTTWGWQQNRAVIGHNLKIAWNLMRMQSLKPKDQYVALAEKIASLMPKIGSDQQRGGWYDVMERVLDEGEEQHRLVWHDRKAWWQQEQAILAYLILNGITENPEYLRHAREAAAFYNAHFLDHEDGGIYFNVLASGLPFLMGNERFKGSHSMSGYHSTELCYLASVYTNLLFTKQPMDFYFKPLPGAFKDNILRVSPDILPPGSVKINACWLNEEPYNNFDADALTVKLPDTKEQVKVKVQIVPNQ; from the coding sequence ATGGATCACATGAGCTTTTCATTTTCTGACACCATTGCTGGGTACGTCACTGACTTTAACCGTAGCGAAAAAAGCTTTGGAATCAAGACATCAGATGGACGGAAATTTCAGGCTTACCTGACTCCAACCACCTATGGCCGGATTACCCAAAACTTACAGGAACCTTACAACGACTGTACCCAACGCCTTGCAGAGATGCTAACCCCTGGTCAGCCTGTGTTTGCCTACGGTATTTTCTACCCACAGGGGGAAGGGTACAAATTTGAAGTTAAGTCCTTTGTCTTTCCTGGAGATGCTCCCAGTGTATATCGGCATGAAGAGCCGGATTGGTGGGTCAAGCAAGTGCGTTCAATTGCTGATAGTTACCTCTATTGGCAGTTCAATTATCCCGAAAACGAAATAGATTATCGGCAATATCGGACTTTTCTAAGGGTAACTGGTGTCAAAAAGCGCGAAGATGATTACCTGCAAGAAACCGACACTGTTTCCCGCTTAGTTTATGGTTTTGCCTCAGCCTACTTGATGACGGGCGAAGACCGCTTTCTAGAAGCTGCTGAAAAAGGCACTGAATATCTGCGTCAGCACATGCGGTTTTATGACCCTGATGAAAACCTGATTTACTGGTATCACGGCATTAAGGTAACGGGCAATCGTGAGCAAAAACTCTTAACCTCTGAGTTTAGCGATGATTACGACGCTATCCCGGCATACGAGCAAATTTATGCTTTGGCAGGCCCGATTCAAACTTACCGGATTACTGGGGATCAGCGCATTCTCAAAGATGCCGAGATGACTGTAGATTTATTTGACAAATTCTTCTTGGATAAAGAAGGCGCTGGCTATTTTTCCCACATTGACCCCATCACCCTCGATCCACGTGCTGAGTCACTAGGTAACAACCGCGCTCGCAAGAACTGGAACTCCGTTGGAGATCACGCTCCAGCTTATCTGATCAACCTGTGGCTGGCAACTGGCGAACAGAAATATGCCGATATGCTGGAGTATACCTTTGATGCGATCGCTAAATATTTCCCAGACTACGACAACAGCCCCTTTGTCCAAGAAAAGTTCCATGAAGATTGGAGCCACGACACAACTTGGGGCTGGCAGCAAAACCGCGCTGTCATCGGGCATAATCTGAAAATTGCCTGGAACCTCATGCGGATGCAAAGTCTCAAACCCAAAGATCAGTATGTGGCTTTGGCGGAAAAAATTGCCTCCCTCATGCCCAAAATAGGTAGTGACCAGCAGCGTGGTGGCTGGTACGACGTTATGGAGCGCGTATTAGACGAAGGGGAAGAACAACACCGCCTCGTTTGGCACGATCGCAAAGCTTGGTGGCAGCAGGAACAAGCTATCTTAGCTTACCTGATCCTAAATGGCATCACTGAGAATCCAGAATATTTGCGTCATGCTCGTGAAGCCGCAGCCTTCTATAATGCCCACTTCCTTGACCATGAAGATGGCGGCATTTATTTCAACGTCTTGGCAAGCGGGCTACCCTTCTTGATGGGTAATGAGCGATTTAAAGGTAGTCACTCAATGAGCGGTTATCATTCAACTGAACTGTGTTATCTGGCTTCAGTTTATACTAATCTGCTGTTCACTAAACAGCCAATGGACTTTTACTTCAAACCTCTACCTGGAGCCTTTAAGGATAATATTCTACGGGTGTCACCAGATATTCTCCCGCCCGGTAGTGTAAAGATTAATGCTTGTTGGCTTAACGAAGAACCATATAACAATTTTGACGCTGATGCCCTGACGGTTAAACTGCCGGATACGAAAGAACAAGTGAAAGTCAAAGTTCAAATCGTCCCTAATCAGTGA
- a CDS encoding anti-sigma factor antagonist (This anti-anti-sigma factor, or anti-sigma factor antagonist, belongs to a family that includes characterized members SpoIIAA, RsbV, RsfA, and RsfB.), whose protein sequence is MDINIKTLQVTAMEAAVKVDVNTTPPIQKEISALQIQPVSVIEMIGDVDSSTAPLVQKQVLPLVQPGSQILLDMTKVPYMSSAGLRLLLSLYRLVLSQNGQLLLVGVAEEIKDTMSITGFLDFFQISDTLDSGLKALNFKLHVFST, encoded by the coding sequence ATGGATATTAATATCAAGACACTCCAAGTAACAGCAATGGAAGCGGCTGTTAAGGTAGATGTCAATACTACACCTCCAATCCAAAAAGAAATCAGTGCCCTACAAATTCAACCAGTATCCGTAATCGAAATGATCGGTGATGTAGATAGTAGTACTGCACCTTTAGTTCAAAAGCAAGTTTTGCCACTAGTCCAACCAGGGAGCCAGATTCTTCTAGATATGACTAAAGTCCCTTATATGTCTAGTGCCGGTTTGCGGTTGTTACTGTCGCTGTACCGACTAGTCTTAAGTCAAAACGGACAGCTGTTGCTGGTGGGGGTTGCCGAAGAAATTAAGGACACCATGTCCATTACTGGCTTTCTCGACTTTTTTCAAATCAGTGACACCCTTGATTCAGGATTAAAAGCTCTCAATTTCAAGCTTCACGTTTTTTCCACTTAG